In a single window of the Pontibacter russatus genome:
- a CDS encoding energy transducer TonB — protein MHNTILLKLLQLIPVFSLLLAVSFAVSAQEADSIWYDKKWKETTSPEERFYLRTISTVAGANSFEVTDHYPDGSVQMKGYFSSIKPEVRQGEFHYFSETGVLTLKNIWVNNIVAETFSYDTTGKQTQHIIKREYLATLSPEEKFEKYGIKEIDKHPEFPGGQDSFLAFLSENMVYPSKAVQEKIEGRVIIAVTINKRGKLEEARILQSAHPLLDEEALRVAKTLPKKGWAPAQDKGGNISADFTFPVLFKL, from the coding sequence ATGCACAACACCATTCTACTAAAATTGCTGCAACTAATTCCAGTGTTCAGCCTTCTGCTGGCAGTTTCTTTTGCCGTAAGTGCCCAGGAGGCAGACAGCATCTGGTATGACAAAAAGTGGAAGGAAACCACTTCACCAGAAGAGCGCTTTTACCTGAGGACAATCAGTACCGTAGCGGGAGCAAATAGCTTTGAAGTAACGGACCATTATCCGGATGGCAGCGTGCAAATGAAAGGCTACTTCTCTTCAATAAAACCTGAAGTCAGACAGGGAGAGTTTCACTACTTTTCTGAAACAGGAGTTCTGACCCTGAAAAATATCTGGGTAAATAACATTGTAGCAGAAACCTTCAGCTATGACACTACCGGTAAGCAGACGCAACATATTATTAAAAGAGAATACTTGGCTACCTTATCTCCAGAGGAAAAATTCGAGAAATACGGCATTAAAGAGATTGATAAGCACCCTGAGTTTCCTGGAGGGCAGGATTCCTTTTTAGCCTTCCTTTCTGAGAACATGGTCTATCCCTCCAAGGCTGTGCAGGAAAAGATAGAAGGAAGAGTTATTATCGCAGTTACAATCAATAAACGAGGCAAACTTGAAGAGGCAAGAATTCTTCAGTCGGCTCACCCACTTTTAGATGAAGAAGCGCTAAGAGTAGCAAAGACTTTACCTAAGAAAGGGTGGGCACCCGCCCAAGATAAAGGAGGAAACATTTCTGCTGATTTCACCTTTCCTGTTCTGTTTAAGTTATAG
- a CDS encoding Gfo/Idh/MocA family protein, which translates to MDTRRDFLQKLTFSAIGLPFLSFSGLPSAESLFRQPYQGPVLRVAIMGLGSYGTRVAEAMQASKKAKLVGVISGTPSKVKDWQGKYNIPAKNCYNYENFDAIKDNPDIDAVYVITPNALHHDQVIRVAKAGKHAICEKPMAINAKEGQEMIDACNKANVKLLVGYRLHFEPKTLEIIRMREAGELGKIMFFQGLSGFTIGDPNQWRLNKQLAGGGAMMDIGIYSINGARYMVGEEPVWVTAQETKTDPVKFKEGVDETIQFQLGFPSGAVASCLSTYSMSNLDRFFLNGKEGFAELQPATGYGPIKGRTHKGELTQPHQMHQTVQMDEMAGIILEGKKPVVPVDGEEGLKDLKIIDAIYQAVKTGKKVELKA; encoded by the coding sequence ATGGATACGCGCCGCGACTTTTTACAGAAGCTTACTTTTTCGGCCATTGGGCTGCCTTTTCTGAGTTTTTCCGGTTTGCCAAGTGCAGAGAGTCTGTTCCGGCAGCCTTACCAGGGGCCGGTGCTGCGGGTAGCCATCATGGGGCTGGGCAGTTACGGAACGCGGGTGGCGGAGGCCATGCAGGCCTCTAAGAAAGCGAAGCTGGTGGGGGTTATCAGCGGCACGCCCTCTAAGGTCAAAGACTGGCAGGGCAAGTACAACATCCCGGCCAAGAACTGCTACAACTACGAAAACTTCGACGCCATCAAAGACAACCCCGACATTGACGCGGTGTACGTCATCACGCCAAACGCTCTCCACCACGACCAGGTGATACGGGTGGCCAAAGCCGGGAAGCACGCTATCTGTGAAAAGCCGATGGCCATTAACGCCAAAGAGGGGCAGGAGATGATAGACGCCTGCAACAAAGCGAATGTAAAACTGCTGGTGGGCTACAGGTTGCACTTCGAGCCCAAAACGCTGGAGATTATCCGGATGCGGGAGGCCGGGGAACTGGGCAAGATTATGTTTTTCCAGGGCCTGAGCGGCTTCACGATAGGAGACCCAAACCAGTGGCGGCTGAACAAGCAACTGGCGGGCGGCGGCGCGATGATGGACATCGGGATTTACTCCATTAACGGTGCGCGCTATATGGTGGGCGAGGAGCCTGTGTGGGTGACGGCGCAGGAAACTAAAACAGACCCGGTGAAATTTAAGGAAGGCGTGGACGAGACCATCCAGTTCCAGTTGGGCTTCCCGAGCGGGGCGGTGGCCTCCTGCCTCTCGACCTACAGCATGAGCAACCTCGACCGCTTTTTCCTGAACGGCAAAGAAGGATTTGCCGAGTTGCAGCCTGCCACCGGCTACGGCCCCATCAAAGGGCGCACGCACAAGGGCGAACTGACCCAGCCGCACCAGATGCACCAGACGGTGCAGATGGACGAGATGGCGGGCATTATTCTGGAAGGTAAAAAGCCCGTGGTGCCCGTGGACGGCGAAGAGGGCCTGAAAGATCTGAAAATCATCGACGCCATCTACCAGGCCGTGAAAACAGGCAAGAAGGTGGAACTGAAAGCATAA